ggttgGCATGCCACAGTGCCCTGTAAGGGCACATTGTCAGCTGCCTGTGATCGCTCACTAAGCCTCCTCTCAAAGTCTCTTTTTCCACCTGGCACTGGGACCTTTAGGAAATATCCTGGATTGAGAGCATTGCTCTTGCTCCCAGCTTCAGGCTCCTAGAATACTAGGGATTTCTCTGGCAATGTGAGGTTTTACACCAAAAAGGTAGTTCAAGGAGACTAGAAGTCACTGTGGTGCTGTACCAGCTACAAGTGGGCATGACCTTTTTTAGAAGGGGAGATGTGATCCTTCACGTTGGCTCTGGCCCTCCCTTCCTGACCTCAGATGTCTGACAGGGGCCCCTAGCTAGAGCACAGAGAATAACTAAGACCTGGTTTGCTGATCTCTGGGCTCCAGGAAGCTGGCAAGCAGTTCACTTAGCAGGGAAGCTTTTGGTAGCCAGCAGCCTAGTATGAGCAGAAGGCCTCTGGGCCACTAAGAACCCACATATCCACCACTCCTGTGGAAGCACAGCCTTGTCTCTCCCAACTCCAGTTCACGAGGACTCTGATGATCACCTATGTACCCACTGAAATCCAGGATCCCGAGatcatcagcaagcacttccagtAAGTGGGAGGGTGGGCTGTGTCTAgcatcctctcctcccaggaTCCCCTTCTGGGTTCTCATATGAGTGAGTTGGCATAGGATGTGGGGGCTATGAACATTCCTGGTGGTGACCTCTCTGGAGTCAGCTCAGAATCAGCTTTTCAGAATGGAGAGGACGCCCCCCCACACAAGGCTACAGCCGAGTTGTAAAGGCCCTTATATAACATGGGTAAGAGGCAAGAAGGGCCATTTAACTTTTTCTTGTGGCTTCAGCTACTCAGCCCAAGGAGACCCTACTTCCCAACTATCTCAGGTACAGTGTCTCCAGACCTCTTTGGTGTCCCCCAAGTCTCTGGACACAGATATGCTACTCCTTGTCTCTCAAAAGTAGCTTCATCCTAGGCCCCCAAAGTTTGGAGCATACCCATACCCTGTTCTGAATCATCTATAAAAGATGTTGTGAGTCTCAGATGACCAGGATTTAAACGCCCCAAGGATAGTTCAGGAGTCCCATTCCCATGGACTGTGATTCCAAGTAGCCCTACAGGCTGGTTCAGCATCCTTGTTTGTGACTGCAGTGAGGCCTATCCTGGGTGTGTGGTGACCAGAGTCCATTTCTGCTATGATGTCAGGAACCTGATTGACTTGGATGATCAAAGGTGAGCCCACAGAGGGGCCTGCTGGcatctggggtggggggtacaAGGAAAGGATAGTGCTTTCTGTTTGTTATGACTAgaatattttccttctgttgtcCACCACTGACAGGCGCCATGCCATGCGGGGCAGGCTCTACTACACGGCCAAGGCTAAGAAGACTGGGAAGGTGATGATCAAGACACATCCCTGTTCCCGCCTGTGCTTCTGCAAATGTTGGACTTGCTTCAAGGAGGTAACTGACAAGGCTGTTGGGAACACTGGAGAAAGGGTGGGGGAAGATATGCTCCAGGATGGTCCCTTGCCTGAGTCCAAATCTTCAGGGCCCATTCAGGTCTAGCCTGGTCATCTAGGCTATACCCTTTATCTTTGCAGATATAAAGAAGAGCTAAAACCTTTCTTGGGTCCCCCTCCAGGGCAACCATGGAGGCTTGCTCTTGTTTGCTTTCTGGTTCTAGAAGACACCAGAGGGGACATGGTAGGCTGCAGGAGGCATCCAAGCCTCAGGCTTCCAAAGCCATCAGGGCAGAAAGACTTGAAACAGAATCCACCTTGTCCCCTGACCACTGTAGCTAGAGGGGTCTCGATCACTTGGACTCCTCTTTCAGCCAGACTAAAAAAGAGTGCTCAGCCTTTGGCACAAATGGAcattcttttgtctttctgaagTTCACTTGGGTCTGAAGCATCTACTAACCACATTGTGCCTCAGTGTCCCCAGATCCAAGGGCAAGGAGGTGAATTACAGACTTGGCGTGTAGCTGTTATGGGGGTGAAGAGCTGCTGCATGAGAGAGTCCTGGGGCCCAGCCAGGCCTCCTTGGCCCTGGCCTCTCCTGCTCTGAGGGCCTCCTCTTGTCCCAGGTAGATGCGGAGCAGTACTACAGTGAGCTGGAGGAGCAGCTGACAGACGAGTTCAATGCTGAGCTTAATCGTGTCCAGCTGAAGAGGCTTGACCTGATCTTTGTCACCTTCCAGGATGCCAGGACAGTGAGACGGTGGGTGCTGGATGACCAGGGTTCAAACTTAGAGTGTAGCTCATCCTAAGGGGAAGGGTATATGCCACTTCCTTATCCTCATCTACCTTAAGGGAAAAGGGGATCAGGCCTCCCTCCAGCTGCTGTGTTCTACACCGGTGGCTCTCCCCTCCTTTCTGGGagcttccacgttgctgttcccAACATAGCTGTACCAGTTCCCCAGATAGTGGGCCTCAACTGCTCTCTGGGAATTATCCTCACTTACCTTAGTATAGGGGTATCAGCATAGCCTATGATCTATTGCCAAGAATGATAGCCATTTTCCGTCATCCCATACACACATAGTGTCCCCCCACCACTACAAGTGAGAAAGCCAAGAGAGAGAAGGCCATTTTGACCTTCCTTCCCTTCGGTTGTAGGCCTCCCATAAAGCCTCCTGTGTATTCTGTCCTGGCCTTTAACAGTCTCATCTCAACAAAGGAATCAATTCCAATCAatttagaatgttctagaaggatTTTTCAGtgccaaaataaaattatatgggAACTACAGAACTGGCCTCTAAAGGACTGTGGGGTCCCCTCTCCACAGTGGGAACCTTATAATGCATAGGTGTTATGTGGAGTGCCCTTCTTCCACCTAACCCTACAAAAGAATCTATAACCTAGCCGGGcctagtggcacacgcctttaatcccagcacttgggaggcagaggtaggcggatttctgagtttgaggccagcctggtctacaaagtgagtttcaggacagccagggctatacagagaaattctgtctcaaaaaaacaaacaaaaaatctataACCTAGATTTTAGTAACAAACAATGCTACACAATTTTCCAAGTCACTTAAACCCtcaaacttcttttttaaaagatttatattatttcatgtgtatgggtgttttgcttgcatatatgtcttgTGTACCATCTATATGTCTGGTGCTCAAAGAGGCcagcagagagcatcagatcttctgggactagagttacagagggtgatgtgtgggtgctgggaattgaaccatagtcctctgaaagagcaactaGTGTTcctaaatactgagccatctctccagcccttcaaacAATGAAcaactcttctcttctcttctcttctcttctcttctcttctcttctcttctcttctcttctcttctcttctcttctcttctcttctcttNNNNNNNNNNNNNNNNNNNNNNNNNNNNNNNNNNNNNNNNNNNNNNNNNNNNNNNNNNNNNNNNNNNNNNNNNNNNNNNNNNNNNNNNNNNNNNNNNNNNNNNNNNNNNNNNNNNNNNNNNNNNNNNNNNNNNNNNNNNNNNNNNNNNNNNNNNNNNNNNNNNNNNNNNNNNNNNNNNNNNNNNNNNNNNNNNNNNNNNNNNNNNNNNNCTCTTATCTCTTTGTTTTGATgccaagtttctctgtgtagttctgctgtcctggaacttcctctgttgACCTGTCTGGCCTGAACTcagggatttgcctgtctctgcctcccaactgctgagataAAAAGCAAGACTACCCGCAACCTTCAAATTTCTTGAGTGTCCAGTTTGGTTACTGATATCTGCTTTGTTCACTCCCCAGTGGGTTGACAAggaactgttgttgttgttgttgttgttgttatcagtGTACATTGTATAAAGCAATACCCTTATACAAGGCAAGactgtttatttcttaaaaacatcGACCAGTTGGCAAAGATATGAGCCTTCCTTTCAGCAGCATGTGTTATTAGGAGGTCATAGACTGGGCTCTCGCACCAGCATGTACCCCTGTCCAGTTGCATTTCAAGACTATTTCTAGATTGCATTCAATGTAGGAATCTTCTCACCAGCAAGCGCAGATCCAAGTTGACAGGAAGAACTCCAGAACCTCTAGTTATGATGCTAACATGAGTTAAACCTAACCCCTTCTCCAACCCCAAAGGACGAGCTCATTTGTGTATTGTTACTGCCACTAAGAGAGGACAGGAGCTCAGGACCCTGTGTCCTGCTCCTCTTCTTGGATAGTGTAGACCCTTCCAGTACCCCCTTTCCCTCCAGATACTGTACTTTAGGATGTATCCATTTCTGAGGTTCTGGGGGACTTAACAAAGGCTTTGAGACTCCTCAAGAAGAGGAATGTCCCCAAAGGCGAGATGTTGTGGTGGTCCTGGGATCCTGGGTATCTAATTCTCTGAAACTTTCCTCCTACTCCTGACCTCTATCTTCTCTCTGATCCATCTCTGCAGCATCTATGATGATTACAAGTACATCCATTGTGGTAGACACCCCAAGCAGTCTTCAGTCACAACCATCGTCAAAAACTACCACTGGAGGGTTGCTCATGCCCCTCACCCCAAAGACATCATCTGGTAAGCTTTCTATGtgtccccatctctgtctctgagaTTGAAGAAGGCCACAGGACAGAGCCTCCCCTCTCTACTTTATTGCCCAACAGAGTGTCCATGGGGAGTAGATTCAGAACTGTCTAACCCAGCTCCTGCTGGGTTCTGCCATGTACTTTCATCATAGTACCTGCCCACCCCATGCCTACCTTCCCCATATGCATGGAAGGGACCAACCGTGGGGAAAGTTTTCACTGTAGTGTCTCTCTAGCCTCTGAGACATAGCCTGAGCTTTTACAGATGGTGTCAAGGAAAGAGCCCAGTGAGCACTGCGCATAGGCCCAGACCCACAGCTGGCATGCAGGAAAAAGTATTGGTTTCTCTGTGGACTGAGGCTTGGCTTAAGTGtgcccctcttctccctccctttccaggAAGCACCTGTCCATCCGCCGCTTCAGTTGGTGGACTCGCTTTATCGCCATCAAtaccttcctgttcttcctcttcttctttctcaccACGCCTGCCATCATCATCAACACCATCGACATATACAATGTCACCCGCCCCATTGAGAAATTGCAGGTGCCTCTTCTGCTCAGGCTGGGCctgtggggttggggggtgtaCTGGGACAGGACTCCTGGATCTAGAACTTTTACATCAACAGCATGGTGGAGATTACATGGTGACACAGGTGGCATTGTGTGTCCTGGGTTCTAAATAGGATGACTGGGGGGCATGCCCATCTCAGGGACAGGCTAGAGAGGAAAGAGAGTATGCAGGTAGGTTCTTCCGGAGAGACTGAGGATGAGTGGTCCAGCCAGTGTGGGCTTAGAAGGTACTTTTAGATCCTTTCACTCAAACGGGGTTTGGAAGACACAGCAGGCACGAACCATTCTGTTCTCACCAGGCTTCTTTGGTTCTTGGTAAGTGTAGGTACGGAAGAGTAGGATGAGCCCTAACACAGacatgggaagaaagaaggacCCTTCAGTGTtatgtctgcctcctgagcatAGATGCCCCTCATGCCTCCTCTAGCTAGGTGAACATCTGGCCAGGAAGGCACCAAAGGAAGGTCAGACCTACTCTGTAACCTCAGGGAAAGCAAGTTAGTTCTTGAGTGGGCTGGGAGATGCAGGGCAGCCTGTATGGGGAAGGGGCTTCTGTACTGATAATTCCTGCCTTTCCtactctccttccccttccagaGCCCAATCGTGACTCAGTTCTTCCCCTCTGTACTGCTCTGGGCCTTCACTGTGACAATGCCTCTGCTGGTCTACTTATCAGCCTTCCTAGAGGCCCACTGGACAAGGTGAGCTGGGGATGTCAGCGACTCCTCTCCTCCCCTATGTGTCTCTCTCCCTAgactcttctcctttcctttctgcctgcCACTTGGGCCTTCTATCTACCCTAAGggttaaaataatagaaatcttTACTATATACTTAATAATAGAAATCTTTACTTGTCCTATAGGCAAGGATAAGGCTCATGTTGGTTGTTGAAGTTCCCAAGATTTGAGTATCATTGGTAATGTGTTTTGGATACAGAGATGTCAAATATTTGGTGTGCTTTGTATTTCCTTCCTGTGCTCAGGACAGACATTACTAGTTGATCACATTTCCTTCCTGTGCTCAGGACAGACATTACTAGTTGATCACACTGTTTGTTCCTGCTGTTCTTAGATACAGCACAGCTAACTCACAGTGTTCTGTGAAAAGGGCATTGGACGACACTCCATAGATCCCTGTCCATCcaacttgctttcttctctctttgcttgttttttgttttgttttgagacaggatctttacAAAGATGGTCCTGGGTATCCTGgagctccctatgtagaccaggctgaccttacactcacacagatccacccacctctgcctccccagtgctaggattaaagacatgtgctaccatacccacCTCAGATCTTTGATCGTTATTCTGTCTCACACCATGGTAAgtgtttctcttcatttccttgtAGATCAAGTCAGAACCTGATCATAGTGCACAAATGCTACATCTTCCTGGTGTTTATGGTGGTCATTCTTCCCTCCATGGGGCTGACCAGGTACCTCACTTTCAGTTATCCCTTTTGTGTCATCCAGGATCAGCCTAGAGTAGAAACCTTCTTTCAGATACCATAGGCCTCCCATGGTTGCTGAAAGTCTCCTCAAATGACAATCCTGTGCCTGTCACAAGCATTGCTTGAGCCAGGTATCATGCAAACTATAAAGTGAATTCTGCCCCAGTTTGAAAGACAAGATGTCCTTGCCAGTGGACTGGCAGCCCAAGGGGGGAGAATGAAGCCAACATAAATAGAAAGttgaagggaaggaggagagggagggaggaggcagggagagagagagagagagagagagagagagagagagagagagagagagagctcacttGTACAGATAGTTGGCAAAGATCTGTTGCAAAAAGTGGTCTTGACCTGTAAGGCCAAGAATGAGGGACACAGATGACCTGGCATTAAGATCAAGGGGACAGGGTGACTGGCCAGCTAGCACCAAGCCAGGGACTCAGGATTGTTGAGGGAGAGCATAAAGTAGGAAGTTGGTCAGAGGAATCGAACTCTACACTGTAGCACATGACATTGTAACTGAAGGCCTGGTTTTGTTCTTCATTCCAGTCTGCATGTGTTTTTACGATGGCTCTTTGACATCTACTATCTTGAACATGCGACCATCAGGTTCCAGTGAGTATTCTTGGGTCCCAGGgttttctgtgtgtctgcacTGGCATGGGTATGTGTACCCTTCTAGTCCAACCCTGCATCAGTGACACCCAGGAGCCGGTACATGCAGATGAAGGAATTAACCTATGTCGTGGTCCCCTTTGGCAATCCAGTAAAGACCAGGGACCTTTTCTTGAAATCACTGTAGTTTCACAAGAAGTTACCACAAAAGTGTACAGAATAAGAGATCCCTACCTGTCTTCAAATAGTTTTTCTCACTGGTAATATTTTGCATGAATCTAGTGTAATATAAGACCCAGGAACCTCGTGTTGGTACAATACACGAAGCTGATCAAGTTGCCTCCAGTTTCCACCCACTAAGTGGTATATATAAGTGTGTAACATACATGGATTGCATTGTTATCagaggcaagagagatggctcagtggttacataTTCAGAGTGTATATAGTATTTTCCCaaggatcagagttcaattcccattaaGTAgttcaaaactgtctgtaactctagctccaagggatcccttttctggcctccttgaacACTGTACTTCCCTGTACAGAcccacatgtggacacacacatcacttgaaagtaaaataaagacaGTTATCAAAATGCTTTACAGTTCGTGTCAGTCTTCGTTAACCCATCAATAAGATAATACGTTCTAAATAGAAGCAATATAATGTTacgttttttgtttattttcgcAGACATCAGTGTGAAGGCTGACTAACTACTGAATAAGAACATTAAAATTGGGGGTGACAGGATCTATGACAATGTGTGTATCATGTTGAAAATCTGTCctgttgtggttttggttttggttttggttttcatagTTATAGGATTTAAAAACTCCAGTTTTCAAAGACACATTACAAATGACTTTATCTTTCCACATATTGCTCTTTGAGGCAAGGACCAAGATCCTCCAAGTTATCTATAGTTAAACTGACATTTTAGTCATAGAAAGCTGTCTTTCCTAACATGAATGGGTCCATCTTTGGCTAGGCACATGTCTTCAATACAGTTTATTTAATTAGAAAGCAGCTTCAATACTATGAAGAATGTACGTGAAGAGTGTTGCTTTTAGACACAGATCCTACTAGactcaagattctcctgccttggcttcctatAGGAACCACACCCCCATCTTGTGCTCACTAGGTAAaccttctaccactgagccagttCTACCTCTTAAGATAGTGTTTGAAGAAATTCTGAAACGTGCCCAGAGGCTCACAGTTCTCTCTACAAGAACAATAGCACAATTGTGTAGATGGGGATGCTGAGAAATGCCAGACATACTTAAgttcccctttttaaaaattgtgtgtgtgtgtgtgtgtgtgtgtggtgtgtgtgaaggtgtgtgaagacctgtgttttttttgttgttgttgttgttgttgtttttttgctgATGTTTTCCAAGGAAAGAAATGGCAAATTTCAATTAGAGATTGGTGAAACTAAAGATGTCACatgtgggctgaagagatagctcagctgtcaAGATCATGTatcattcttgcagaggactcatgGGCACAtctttacacacaaacacatataccttAAGTgtatttaaagtaataaaaacaaatccctaatttttaaaaaaagatgtcatATTTTCTCTTCTAAGACCACATGTCTTCAGAATTCCACATCTATCTGGATGCTGAACATCTAATTGGTCCACTCTAGACCATATTTTATGTAGTCCATCCATATGTCTGCTCACAAAGGCTGCTTGTTAAATTTGGGTTCTTGGTATCTATGCATTTATATTCATGTGTCTGCATGAGAACTGCACCTCTAGGTGTCCCTGCAGAGTAAAGTGCCCACTACTTCACTAGGGCATGCAGTCTACAAACTATCATCTTATATGTGATCCATCATTGATAAAAATGCCGTTATGCGGAGTGGCTGTTTATGGatcttttccatttgtttgtttatttatttattcattttacatccagaTTGCagccacccaccaccaccagtcTCTCCCTCTATGGCACCTCTCTCTACCCCTTTTTCCCTTCACCTATGAGAAGGGGGAGGTGTTCCTTGGCATCTCAACCCATCCTCACACCTCAAGtgactgcaggactaggcacatcctctcccactaaggccaggcAAGACAGCCCATTAgcggaacaggatccacaggcaggcaacagtcagGGTAAGTCcccactctagttgttggggatctgcatgaagaccaagctgcacatctgttacatatagCAGTGGGGCCTCAGTCTAGCCattgtattctctttggttggtggttcagtctctgagagtcccaagggtccaggttagttgactctgtttgtctttccatctcctctgggctcctcagtccttcccccaactcttccacaagacttctcGAGCTCTgtgtaatgtttggctgtggtctctgcatccattttggtcagctgctggctggagcctctcagagaacagttattctaggttcctgtctgtgtGTGAATCCAGATGACAGATACAAGCATAGCCTGGGACTCCAAGGTAGTTGATGCCTCCTTCACATGGCTCAGCAcattccccaccccaacccccaaattGTCAGGGCTTGCTACTGCAGTCATGTATGTCCATGTCACACAGGTCACCTGTGTATCCAGACCAGTAGTGACAAATATAGCTGTCAACAGTGTCTTCACATGTTGTGCATTATGACAGGGCTTTGACCAACAAAGGGGCATCAAATGTGCATGTGACTTTTTCATAAGTCTCACAGTGCATTCACTTCTGTGCAGGCACAGTAGAAGTTGTCTCCTCCATCCACACATAGATCTCCATGGAGATGAGGCTGACTGGCACACTCATCAAAGTTGAGTTCACAGTGGTCGCCAAGGAATCCAGGTTCACAGTCATAGAAGTAAGCCCCAAGAGCATCCTGACAAGTGGCACCATGTAGACATGGCTGAGAACCCTATTTATGAATTTCCAGCTCACAGTTCCCACCAGAACACTCCTGAGGACAGACATGGGTGTATCTTATCTCATTGAGGCATACCGACTGCCTCCTTCACTCGGGGATCAGAAACACTCTCCTCCACTTCCAAGTCACCATGACCACCTTGGTATCCAGGCACGCAGACGCAGGAGTAGCCATTGATTCCATCCCGTCACGCAGCCCCACTGTGGCAAGGGCTGGAAGCACACTCATTGTGATCCCTCTCACAGAACCTTCCAGCAGATCCAGCAGGGCAGATCCAGGCGGGATGCTCGGGGTCTTTATGGTAGCTTCCTCCATGTTGGCAGGCATTCCCTCCGCAGGAATTAGTGGCAGTGTCATAGGTCAGCCCACTGTACCCAGGAGGACCTTGGCACAGGAAACCCCTTTTTCCCGGGGTAGTCACCCAAGCAGCAATTCCTTGGTGGAGATTGGAGAAGCATGGATCTTTTAGATCTTCATAGTCTTTGTCCAAAGTATGGCTATGTCCAAGCAACCTTTGTCCTGCGAAAACCCTTAGTGCATAGAATGATTCTGGCAAGACTTTGAGAGATAGCTGGTGTTGTCTGTTTATGGATCTTTATTCTCTCTGTCCttcactctctccctactgtttgtctttttctcccccaacatctcttccctctgtcctcccaccacctcccaccTTCCTCCACTGCCCAGGTGCGTGTTCCTCCCAGACAACGGTGCATTCTTCATCAACTACGTGATCACAGCGGCTCTGCTCGGGACAGGCATGGAGCTGATGCGCCTGGGGTCACTCTGCACATATTGTACCCGCCTCTTCTTATCCAAATCAGAGCCAGAAAGAGTTCACATCAGAAAGGTGAGGACCAGCCCTTCTCTAAGCATAGTCTtctgggagggaaaggaaagggtcaTGGTGGGTGCTAGGACCCACAGTGGAGGCCTGTGACCATAGGTGGCTGTTTCTTGGACTCCAAGGTGGGAAGAAAGGTTACCTCTAGGACTGAGCTGCCAGGGGCTCTCTAGAGGAATTCCAGAAGCATGCAAGACAAGGGGAATCTGGGCAAGCTGAGGGTGACCCCTGCCTTCTGCCTTAGAACCAAGCCACGGATTTCCAGTTTGGACGAGAGTATGCATGGATGTTGAACGTCTTCAGCGTGGTGATGGCGTATAGCATCACGTGCCCTATCATTGTCCCGTTTGGTAAGTCATCTACAAGGTACCCACCCCAGAGATACACATTCTTAAATAGGAGGGGGAAACACTCTCCATAGCATCAGGCTACCTTCTAGAGCATGAGGCGATCTGGGACTGACTgtggcagggaggtgggaggaacagGGCCCAGCCATGGGACTGTTTGGAtggctgctaacagggagtatcGGTTGAatgcatgtgtgaatgaatgaCATCGCTTAGCTGGCAGAATCAGTTCTAGAGGTGACAGAAATCATGTTTATAGGTCTTTCACAGCCCATCCTGGGTCCTTGTTGCCCTAACAGTGCTGGGGACCTGAGAGCAGCACAGATCTGCTAGGTTAGAGCAGCCAATAAGTGTATCCTCTGTCTTCTGGTCCCCAGGGCTGCTGTATCTGTGCATGAAGCACATTACAGACCGCTATAACATGTACTACTCCTATGCGCCCACCAAACTCAACGCGCAGATCCACATGGCCGCTGTCTACCAGGCCATTTTTGCCCCACTCTTGGGGCTCTTCTGGATGCTCTTCTTCTCCATCCTGCGAGTAGGTGGGTGCCCAGCCTGGCTTTTTGGTCCCTCCTCTGCCTGACCTCCATCCTGTGAGTCCCCCGAGACTGCCTCTGATAGAAGAGGAGAGCTTAGCAATTGCTCAAGGGATTTGGCCAAGTCCAGTGACTGCCCTGGGCCACTGTGCATGCATTAGCCTTGGCAGAACTTTGAGACAAAGGCGAAGTCCAAATGATGTGGATTTGGCTTCGAGTATAAAATGTCACATTCCTTCATTCTAAATGTAGATGGGCAGAAAATAGAAGAACAGCTCTTGGGACTCGATTCCCATGACATTTCCTCCGGGAGCCCGTACAGGAGCCTGCTTCCACGGGTTTGCCAGAacccagaaaagggagtcagattccGCAACGGTGGCTAGCCTTTCCTCGCACTTTGGTTCAACACAGGTGCTTCTGCTGTCTTGGGGAGCCCAGAGGCACCGTCCCAGTCTGGGTACTCCCAGAGGCACCGTCCCAGTCTGGGTACTCCTCAGCTCTCTCCCATCTGGGTCACTCATGTCACTAGAGTGTTCCCAGCCCCACTGCCCTCCCTCCCGTGGTAACTTACCGTATCCCCTGTGGTGTGTTTTTCTTGCTCTGTAGCAGAGTGACACCTTCCATTATATTCACAGCATATTCATTTGTTAATATCATCTCCTGCCACCTGGAaggcatttttttccctcttcaatgcctttttctaaaaaaaaaaaaaagtttacaggGACCAAAAGCTGTTACCCATAATTCATTCCATCTAgagctgtttttttattttaatgtttgttttttgtttttgttttttgtcttgttcctgactCTAGCTAGGCATTTGCTTAGAGGAGGGAGCAAAGTGGGGGCCTGTGTTAGTTTATTGCTGTTTATAAAATCGTGACCATCCACATTGTAACCTGCAGTCTTGTATCCTGGGTTTTCTTCTGTGCATTCTGCTCTGACTGGCTTC
This genomic window from Mus caroli chromosome 12, CAROLI_EIJ_v1.1, whole genome shotgun sequence contains:
- the Tmem63c gene encoding calcium permeable stress-gated cation channel 1 isoform X2 → MSAFPDSVDQKFHNMTVNECFQSRSTVLQGQPFGGIPTVLVLNIILWVFVVLLYSFLRKAAWDYGRLALLIHNDSLTSLIYGEQSEKSSPSEVSLEAERRDRGFSSWFFNSLTMRDRDLINKCGDDARIYITFQYHLIIFVLILCIPSLGIILPINYIGTVLDWNSHFGRTTIVNVSTESKFLWLHSFFAFLYFLINLAFMGHHCLGFVPKKSLHFTRTLMITYVPTEIQDPEIISKHFHEAYPGCVVTRVHFCYDVRNLIDLDDQRRHAMRGRLYYTAKAKKTGKVMIKTHPCSRLCFCKCWTCFKEVDAEQYYSELEEQLTDEFNAELNRVQLKRLDLIFVTFQDARTVRRIYDDYKYIHCGRHPKQSSVTTIVKNYHWRVAHAPHPKDIIWKHLSIRRFSWWTRFIAINTFLFFLFFFLTTPAIIINTIDIYNVTRPIEKLQSPIVTQFFPSVLLWAFTVTMPLLVYLSAFLEAHWTRSSQNLIIVHKCYIFLVFMVVILPSMGLTSLHVFLRWLFDIYYLEHATIRFQCVFLPDNGAFFINYVITAALLGTGMELMRLGSLCTYCTRLFLSKSEPERVHIRKNQATDFQFGREYAWMLNVFSVVMAYSITCPIIVPFGLLYLCMKHITDRYNMYYSYAPTKLNAQIHMAAVYQAIFAPLLGLFWMLFFSILRVGSLHSITLFSMSSLIISVVIAFSGIFLGKLRIAQRYEPEEETETVFDVEPSSTTSTPTSLLYVATVLQEPELNLTPASSPARHTYGTINSQPEEGEEESGLRGFARELDSAQFQEGLELEGQSH
- the Tmem63c gene encoding calcium permeable stress-gated cation channel 1 isoform X1, with amino-acid sequence MSAFPDSVDQKFHNMTVNECFQSRSTVLQGQPFGGIPTVLVLNIILWVFVVLLYSFLRKAAWDYGRLALLIHNDSLTSLIYGEQSEKSSPSEVSLEAERRDRGFSSWFFNSLTMRDRDLINKCGDDARIYITFQYHLIIFVLILCIPSLGIILPINYIGTVLDWNSHFGRTTIVNVSTESKFLWLHSFFAFLYFLINLAFMGHHCLGFVPKKSLHFTRTLMITYVPTEIQDPEIISKHFHEAYPGCVVTRVHFCYDVRNLIDLDDQRRHAMRGRLYYTAKAKKTGKVMIKTHPCSRLCFCKCWTCFKEVDAEQYYSELEEQLTDEFNAELNRVQLKRLDLIFVTFQDARTVRRIYDDYKYIHCGRHPKQSSVTTIVKNYHWRVAHAPHPKDIIWKHLSIRRFSWWTRFIAINTFLFFLFFFLTTPAIIINTIDIYNVTRPIEKLQSPIVTQFFPSVLLWAFTVTMPLLVYLSAFLEAHWTRSSQNLIIVHKCYIFLVFMVVILPSMGLTSLHVFLRWLFDIYYLEHATIRFQCVFLPDNGAFFINYVITAALLGTGMELMRLGSLCTYCTRLFLSKSEPERVHIRKNQATDFQFGREYAWMLNVFSVVMAYSITCPIIVPFGLLYLCMKHITDRYNMYYSYAPTKLNAQIHMAAVYQAIFAPLLGLFWMLFFSILRVGSLHSITLFSMSSLIISVVIAFSGIFLGKLRIAQRYEQPEEETETVFDVEPSSTTSTPTSLLYVATVLQEPELNLTPASSPARHTYGTINSQPEEGEEESGLRGFARELDSAQFQEGLELEGQSH